The following proteins are co-located in the Haloprofundus halophilus genome:
- a CDS encoding ABC transporter ATP-binding protein — translation MRDDVLLEVDDLKKHFKVNQGWISSLMQSVSGGESQYVHAVDGVTFNLHEGETLGLAGESGCGKTTTGMSLVKLHEPTGGDIVYNGKQLSEANDDELKEFRQNAQMIFQDPFESLNPRMTVYDIIAEPLRIHDIRNETARVQRALEFAELQPAEHYFDQYPHELSGGQRQRVAIARALVLDPDFIVADEPVSMLDVSLRAGVLSLLDRMTEEFGLSVVYISHDLSLLRHMCDRLAIMYMGKIVEKGPTDQIIENPQHPYTQALINAVPVPNPEVGRERVELEGEVGDVIDVPSGCRFRSRCPELIAPSAFDLSPAEWENTRAFMRAVKRGTAEADDGAALRREYFADADPSGEAGQVVDDALEHIDRGEWEAATELLVTEFEERSICAREVPPLEAKLGDGVDQEIACHLYESAEGHDPYAEPKGDVTAGDASDDSESAPADD, via the coding sequence ATGCGAGACGACGTGCTCCTCGAAGTCGACGACCTCAAGAAGCACTTCAAAGTCAACCAGGGCTGGATATCGAGCCTAATGCAGTCGGTCTCCGGCGGCGAGTCCCAGTACGTCCACGCGGTCGACGGCGTCACCTTCAACCTCCACGAGGGCGAGACGCTGGGGCTGGCGGGCGAGTCGGGCTGCGGGAAGACGACGACGGGGATGTCGCTCGTGAAGCTCCACGAGCCGACCGGCGGCGACATCGTCTACAACGGCAAGCAACTCTCGGAGGCCAACGACGACGAACTCAAGGAGTTCAGGCAGAACGCGCAGATGATCTTCCAGGACCCCTTCGAGAGCCTGAACCCGCGGATGACGGTGTACGACATCATCGCCGAACCGCTCCGCATCCACGACATCCGCAACGAGACGGCGCGGGTCCAGCGCGCACTGGAGTTCGCGGAGCTCCAACCCGCGGAGCACTACTTCGACCAGTATCCGCACGAACTCTCCGGCGGACAGCGCCAGCGCGTCGCCATCGCGCGGGCGCTCGTGCTCGACCCGGACTTCATCGTCGCCGACGAACCGGTGTCGATGCTCGACGTGAGTCTCAGAGCCGGGGTGCTGTCGCTGCTCGACCGGATGACCGAGGAGTTCGGGCTCTCGGTCGTCTACATCAGCCACGACCTCTCCTTGCTCCGGCACATGTGCGACCGCCTCGCTATCATGTACATGGGGAAAATCGTCGAGAAGGGGCCGACAGACCAGATAATCGAGAACCCCCAGCACCCCTACACGCAGGCGCTCATCAACGCGGTGCCCGTCCCCAATCCGGAGGTGGGTCGCGAGCGCGTGGAGCTGGAGGGAGAGGTCGGCGACGTCATCGACGTGCCGTCGGGCTGCCGGTTCCGGTCGCGGTGTCCGGAGCTCATCGCCCCGTCGGCGTTCGACCTCTCGCCCGCCGAGTGGGAGAACACTCGGGCGTTCATGCGCGCCGTCAAACGCGGGACGGCCGAGGCGGACGACGGCGCGGCGCTTCGCCGGGAGTACTTCGCGGACGCCGACCCGTCTGGCGAGGCGGGGCAGGTCGTCGACGACGCGCTGGAACACATCGACCGAGGCGAGTGGGAGGCGGCGACAGAGCTGCTCGTCACCGAGTTCGAAGAGCGGAGCATCTGCGCCCGCGAGGTGCCGCCGCTGGAGGCGAAATTAGGGGACGGCGTCGACCAGGAGATCGCCTGTCACCTCTACGAGAGCGCCGAGGGGCACGACCCCTACGCGGAACCGAAAGGCGACGTCACCGCCGGCGACGCGAGCGACGACTCCGAGTCGGCTCCGGCGGACGACTGA
- a CDS encoding ABC transporter ATP-binding protein yields MSLLEVEDLEVYYETEEGPAQAVDGVSFELEEGENLGIVGESGCGKTTLAKAIIGILPDAGYVNNGSISFKGDDLTGLSGPERRRLKWEEISMIAQSAMNSLDPVYTIREQIVEAIETHRPGTGRVESNEIVTEMFELVGLDPDRADDYPHQFSGGMRQRAMIAMSLALDPSLVLADEPTTALDVIMQDQILKRISRIQDEINSSMLVITHDVSVVAETCDRVLVMYAGKVAEEGPVEEIFDRPYHPYTIGLKRAFPNIRMKNQDLLSIAGYPPELVDPPQGCRFAERCPMATERCRTEEPEAHYVNGLRSYCHYADEIDSELRPYADDSRTWEQTTAAQNVGNVGGD; encoded by the coding sequence ATGAGTTTACTCGAAGTCGAAGACCTCGAAGTCTACTACGAAACCGAAGAAGGGCCCGCACAGGCCGTCGACGGCGTGTCGTTCGAGCTCGAAGAGGGCGAGAACCTCGGCATCGTCGGCGAGTCCGGCTGCGGCAAGACGACGCTCGCGAAGGCGATAATCGGTATCCTCCCGGACGCCGGCTACGTCAACAACGGCAGTATCAGTTTCAAAGGCGACGACCTCACGGGACTCTCCGGTCCCGAACGCCGCCGCCTCAAGTGGGAGGAGATATCGATGATCGCGCAGTCGGCGATGAACTCGCTGGACCCGGTGTACACCATCCGCGAGCAGATCGTCGAGGCCATCGAGACCCATCGGCCGGGAACCGGTCGGGTCGAGTCGAACGAGATCGTGACCGAGATGTTCGAGCTCGTGGGGCTCGACCCCGACCGGGCCGACGACTACCCCCACCAGTTCTCCGGCGGAATGCGCCAGCGCGCGATGATCGCGATGTCGCTCGCGCTCGACCCGTCGCTGGTGCTGGCCGACGAGCCGACGACGGCGCTCGACGTCATCATGCAGGACCAGATTCTCAAGCGCATCAGCCGGATTCAAGACGAGATCAACTCCTCGATGCTCGTCATCACCCACGACGTGAGCGTCGTCGCCGAGACGTGCGACCGCGTCCTCGTGATGTACGCCGGGAAGGTGGCCGAGGAGGGACCGGTCGAGGAGATTTTCGACCGGCCGTACCACCCCTACACCATCGGTCTGAAGCGGGCGTTCCCCAACATCCGAATGAAGAATCAGGACCTGCTCTCCATCGCGGGCTACCCGCCGGAGCTCGTGGACCCGCCGCAGGGCTGTCGATTCGCCGAGCGGTGTCCGATGGCGACCGAGCGGTGCCGCACCGAGGAGCCGGAAGCTCACTACGTGAACGGCCTGCGGTCGTACTGCCACTACGCCGACGAGATAGACTCGGAACTGCGGCCGTACGCCGACGACTCGCGGACGTGGGAACAGACCACCGCGGCGCAGAACGTCGGAAACGTCGGGGGTGACTGA
- a CDS encoding ABC transporter permease, whose translation MAQEEHSGRSIFADLDDTGSSDQEINKWQRTVRLWRETFHDHWGKLTDELSVRLSLLTVAGFALVAIFAPFIATHQPLQRQYQGDAEILIDKWAEPSILGADTPYILGTTAEGFDIFSQLVYGTRAALMVGLIAAVFTAGIGTLVGLVAGYYGGKVDDALMRLVDFLYGMPLLPTVIVLVAVMGPNLWNIIFALIILQWRSTARVIRSQALSLRERPFVKAAEVAGAGDWHIISRHLAPNVLPLTFLYGSFGIAWAILAEAGVSFIGLGDPNTVSWGTMLQASRAYSALQFGAWWWFVPPGICIGLLVISGFLIGRGYEEITNPKLQ comes from the coding sequence ATGGCACAAGAAGAACACTCGGGTCGGTCGATATTCGCCGACCTCGACGACACCGGTTCGTCGGACCAGGAGATAAACAAGTGGCAACGGACGGTTCGCCTCTGGCGTGAGACGTTTCACGACCACTGGGGGAAGTTGACCGACGAACTGTCGGTCAGGCTCTCGCTTCTCACCGTGGCGGGGTTCGCGCTCGTCGCCATCTTCGCGCCGTTCATCGCGACTCATCAGCCGCTCCAGCGCCAGTATCAGGGCGACGCCGAGATACTCATCGACAAGTGGGCCGAACCGTCGATTCTGGGAGCCGACACGCCCTACATCCTCGGGACGACCGCGGAGGGGTTCGACATCTTCAGCCAACTCGTGTACGGGACGCGGGCGGCGCTGATGGTCGGGCTCATCGCCGCGGTGTTCACCGCCGGTATCGGGACGCTCGTCGGTCTCGTCGCCGGCTACTACGGCGGGAAAGTCGACGACGCGCTGATGCGGTTGGTCGACTTCCTCTACGGGATGCCGCTGCTGCCGACGGTCATCGTCCTCGTCGCGGTGATGGGGCCGAACCTCTGGAACATCATCTTCGCGCTGATAATCCTCCAGTGGCGGTCGACGGCCCGCGTCATCCGGTCGCAGGCGCTGTCGCTGCGCGAGCGGCCGTTCGTGAAAGCCGCCGAGGTCGCGGGAGCGGGCGACTGGCACATCATCAGCAGGCACCTCGCGCCGAACGTCCTACCGCTGACGTTCCTGTACGGTTCGTTCGGTATCGCGTGGGCCATCCTGGCCGAGGCGGGCGTCTCGTTCATCGGCCTCGGCGACCCGAACACCGTCTCGTGGGGCACGATGCTCCAGGCGTCGCGGGCGTACTCGGCGCTCCAGTTCGGCGCGTGGTGGTGGTTCGTGCCGCCGGGAATCTGTATCGGACTGCTCGTGATCAGCGGCTTCCTCATCGGCCGCGGCTACGAAGAGATAACTAACCCCAAACTACAATGA
- a CDS encoding ABC transporter permease, giving the protein MGKASFVIRRVLQLVVTLWAVGTVLFGLFRLMPGDPTSYVVSSQMTPEARQQIIASYGLDQPLHVQYIKFLENLATLQFGQSFHSNQPVTDVIATYLPNTLVLMLTAFIAAYAIGITLGVLSGWYRGSRFEKNTVIVALTARSVPTFYVGLIVLWIFGANLGVIPMSGMTSLGSGQAGFWQMVFSLDFLHHLLAPALVLGFYFMGYPLLIMRSSMLEVLSEDFIDVCRAKGLKERTIMFRHAARNALLPIVTAAAIALGYAVGGSVLIETVFAWPGIGREMVRAVLRRDFPVAQGTFMVLATTIIFLNFVADLAYGYLDPRVTYD; this is encoded by the coding sequence ATGGGAAAAGCAAGTTTCGTCATCAGACGCGTGTTACAGCTCGTCGTGACGCTCTGGGCGGTCGGAACGGTGCTGTTCGGCCTGTTTCGACTCATGCCCGGCGATCCGACGTCGTACGTCGTCTCCTCGCAGATGACGCCGGAAGCGCGTCAACAGATTATTGCGAGCTACGGGCTCGACCAGCCGCTACACGTTCAGTATATCAAGTTCCTCGAGAATTTAGCCACGCTACAGTTCGGCCAGTCGTTCCACTCGAACCAACCGGTCACGGACGTCATCGCGACGTACTTGCCGAACACGCTCGTACTCATGCTGACGGCGTTCATCGCCGCCTACGCCATCGGCATCACGCTCGGCGTGTTGTCGGGGTGGTACCGCGGCTCTCGGTTCGAGAAGAACACGGTCATCGTCGCGTTGACCGCCCGGAGCGTGCCGACGTTCTACGTCGGACTCATCGTTCTGTGGATATTCGGCGCGAACCTCGGCGTCATTCCGATGAGCGGGATGACGAGCCTCGGCTCCGGGCAGGCCGGGTTCTGGCAGATGGTGTTCTCGCTGGACTTCCTGCACCACCTGCTCGCGCCGGCGCTGGTACTGGGCTTTTACTTCATGGGCTACCCGCTTCTCATCATGCGTTCGAGCATGCTCGAGGTGCTCTCGGAGGACTTCATCGACGTCTGCCGCGCGAAGGGGCTCAAAGAGCGGACGATCATGTTCAGACACGCCGCGCGGAACGCGCTGTTGCCCATCGTCACGGCGGCGGCCATCGCCCTCGGCTACGCCGTCGGCGGGAGCGTCCTCATCGAGACGGTGTTCGCGTGGCCCGGTATCGGTCGGGAGATGGTTCGAGCGGTGCTCCGGCGGGACTTCCCCGTCGCGCAGGGGACGTTCATGGTCCTCGCGACGACCATCATCTTCCTGAACTTCGTCGCCGACCTGGCGTACGGCTACCTCGACCCGCGGGTGACTTACGACTAA
- a CDS encoding ABC transporter substrate-binding protein: MPEDANQVNRRKFLKATTAGGVAGMTALAGCAGGNQDGDGDGDGNDSGNQSGDGGGASAGAGLSTYTYVNNAQSYNPPRHDAINLIASQFGELGLDVEVDVLEWGTLFSRVSEEYDYSFATWHTFFVSEPVTELNNLFNSNNTDPGQGNYTGYENPDVDEMMGNYLAEPDPDTRINQAHEIQKTLMDEVPMMPITQMPQAAIYNSNQVGNWQADLANGFNSYWTMINLEMKGGENTLKGYWPETLSTMNVLGHNDESKHVYQFNMMYDFLVQLNNNAEPDPEVSLATDWNRVDETTMEYTIRTGHSWHDGEDLTAEDVAFTYNYISENEVPLYSTQAEYIDNAEVVDEQTVRINMSQPLGPFNLAVANLIPIIPEHKWADRENPSQANIQEPVGSGPMMFDYWEQGSEFGLTRFDDHFVSVDFEKRFWRVIPEASTVWENLINGDLNYEPFGRIDRSLDQNQDNENIGTTFQTAPTFWMFAPNQREERLDDVQLRKALVETIPRTPIVDQILFGFPDVGFNLVSSAFGPLHTEDVTEYEESREAARSRLEEAGYSWDDNDMLQAPSGN; the protein is encoded by the coding sequence ATGCCAGAGGATGCCAATCAAGTGAATCGGCGGAAATTTCTAAAAGCGACTACGGCGGGCGGTGTCGCCGGGATGACGGCCTTGGCTGGCTGCGCCGGTGGAAATCAGGACGGAGACGGAGACGGAGACGGAAACGACAGCGGGAATCAGAGCGGCGACGGCGGTGGCGCAAGCGCCGGTGCCGGGCTCTCCACGTACACCTACGTCAACAACGCGCAGAGCTACAACCCGCCGAGACACGACGCGATAAACCTCATCGCCAGCCAGTTCGGAGAACTCGGACTGGACGTGGAGGTCGACGTGCTCGAATGGGGGACGCTGTTCAGCCGAGTGTCCGAGGAGTACGACTACAGTTTCGCGACGTGGCACACGTTCTTCGTCTCCGAACCGGTGACGGAGCTGAACAACCTGTTCAACTCCAACAACACGGACCCGGGGCAGGGTAACTACACCGGCTACGAGAACCCGGACGTCGACGAGATGATGGGGAACTATCTGGCCGAACCGGACCCCGACACTCGAATCAACCAGGCCCACGAGATTCAGAAGACGCTGATGGACGAGGTGCCGATGATGCCCATCACGCAGATGCCGCAGGCGGCCATCTACAACAGCAACCAGGTCGGCAACTGGCAGGCGGACCTCGCCAACGGCTTCAACTCCTACTGGACGATGATCAACCTGGAGATGAAGGGCGGCGAGAACACCCTGAAAGGCTACTGGCCCGAGACGCTCTCGACGATGAACGTGCTCGGCCACAACGACGAGAGCAAGCACGTCTACCAGTTCAACATGATGTACGACTTCCTCGTCCAGCTCAACAACAACGCCGAGCCGGACCCGGAGGTCAGCCTCGCCACCGACTGGAACCGCGTCGACGAAACGACGATGGAGTACACCATCCGTACCGGCCACTCGTGGCACGACGGCGAGGACCTCACCGCCGAGGACGTCGCGTTCACGTACAACTACATCAGCGAGAACGAGGTGCCGCTGTACTCGACGCAGGCGGAGTACATCGACAACGCCGAGGTCGTCGACGAGCAGACGGTCCGTATCAACATGTCCCAGCCGCTCGGTCCGTTCAACCTCGCGGTTGCGAACCTCATCCCCATCATCCCCGAGCACAAGTGGGCCGACCGCGAGAACCCGAGTCAGGCGAACATCCAGGAGCCGGTCGGCAGCGGTCCGATGATGTTCGACTACTGGGAGCAGGGCAGCGAGTTCGGTCTGACGCGCTTCGACGACCACTTCGTGAGCGTCGACTTCGAGAAGCGGTTCTGGCGCGTCATCCCCGAGGCGTCGACGGTGTGGGAGAACCTCATCAACGGCGACCTCAACTACGAGCCGTTCGGCCGCATCGACCGCAGCCTCGACCAGAACCAGGACAACGAGAACATCGGGACGACGTTCCAGACCGCCCCGACGTTCTGGATGTTCGCGCCGAACCAGCGCGAGGAGCGTCTCGACGACGTGCAGCTGCGGAAGGCGCTGGTCGAGACGATTCCGCGGACGCCCATCGTCGACCAGATCCTGTTCGGGTTCCCGGACGTCGGCTTCAACCTCGTCTCGTCGGCGTTCGGTCCGCTCCACACCGAGGACGTGACGGAGTACGAGGAGAGCCGCGAAGCCGCGCGGAGCCGTCTCGAAGAGGCCGGCTACTCGTGGGACGACAACGACATGCTCCAAGCACCGAGCGGTAACTAA
- a CDS encoding M28 family peptidase, which yields MTELPDTVVGSAYRSTVGWDLLAELEDLNDRMPGHEGERTGADLVAESFEAVGLDDVTLDEFPIPAWWRGDATLAVEHGDRETTFGRSHELVELPGTPSGEVTGELVDMGYGLPEDFEGVDLSSDIAMASSLTPDDYGRWVHRSEKYHYAAESGAAAFVFYNHIEGALPPTGNIGSVNGPGPIPAVGVSKETGARLQRYCDAGTVEADLSVEAEVGRGTSRNIEATVGPDTDEEVLFTAHVDGHDVGTAANDNGFGTAMVVEVGKMLAQVADELETKVRLVVFGAEETGLYGSYYWSHTHDLENVKCVVNVDGAGYSRNLEIHSHGFEAIADAFDAVSEEYEIPVHTEDGIRPNSDHWPFVQRGVPGAQGRSSSDGSGRGWGHTHGDTLDKLDVRDLRDMSILCAAGVARLARSDVETDHVDDEEIKQACLDEGFDVGMKATDAWPWGGPKDWPWADEL from the coding sequence ATGACTGAACTACCAGATACAGTCGTGGGAAGCGCCTACCGGAGCACGGTCGGGTGGGACCTGTTAGCCGAGTTGGAGGACCTGAACGACCGGATGCCCGGACACGAGGGCGAACGAACCGGGGCGGACCTCGTCGCGGAGTCGTTCGAGGCGGTCGGCCTCGACGACGTCACGTTGGACGAGTTCCCCATCCCCGCGTGGTGGCGCGGCGACGCGACCCTCGCCGTCGAACACGGCGACCGAGAGACGACGTTCGGTCGGTCGCACGAACTCGTCGAACTGCCGGGGACGCCCTCCGGCGAGGTGACGGGCGAACTCGTCGACATGGGCTACGGACTGCCCGAGGATTTCGAGGGCGTGGACCTCTCGAGCGACATCGCGATGGCGTCCAGTCTCACCCCCGACGACTACGGGCGGTGGGTCCACCGGTCGGAGAAGTACCACTACGCCGCCGAATCCGGTGCCGCGGCGTTCGTCTTCTACAACCACATCGAGGGAGCGCTGCCGCCGACGGGCAACATCGGCAGCGTGAACGGCCCCGGCCCGATTCCGGCCGTCGGTGTGAGCAAGGAAACCGGTGCGCGACTCCAGCGCTACTGCGACGCCGGCACCGTCGAGGCCGACCTCTCGGTCGAGGCCGAGGTCGGCCGCGGCACCTCGCGCAACATCGAGGCGACGGTCGGTCCCGACACCGACGAGGAGGTGCTGTTCACCGCGCACGTCGACGGCCACGACGTGGGGACCGCCGCCAACGACAACGGGTTCGGCACCGCAATGGTCGTCGAAGTCGGGAAGATGTTGGCACAGGTCGCGGACGAGTTGGAGACGAAAGTTCGCCTCGTCGTCTTCGGGGCCGAGGAGACCGGCCTCTACGGGTCGTACTACTGGAGCCACACCCACGACCTGGAGAACGTGAAGTGCGTCGTCAACGTCGACGGCGCGGGCTACTCGCGGAACCTCGAAATCCACAGCCACGGCTTCGAGGCGATAGCCGACGCGTTCGACGCCGTCAGCGAGGAGTACGAGATTCCCGTCCACACCGAGGACGGAATCCGACCGAACAGCGACCACTGGCCGTTCGTCCAGCGCGGCGTCCCGGGCGCTCAGGGTCGCTCGTCCTCGGACGGGAGCGGCCGCGGGTGGGGCCATACCCACGGCGACACCCTCGACAAACTCGACGTGCGCGACCTGCGCGACATGTCGATTCTCTGTGCCGCGGGCGTCGCGCGACTCGCCCGGAGCGACGTCGAGACCGACCACGTCGACGACGAGGAGATTAAACAGGCGTGTCTGGACGAGGGTTTCGACGTCGGGATGAAGGCGACGGACGCGTGGCCGTGGGGCGGGCCGAAAGACTGGCCCTGGGCGGACGAACTCTGA